The Phoenix dactylifera cultivar Barhee BC4 chromosome 15, palm_55x_up_171113_PBpolish2nd_filt_p, whole genome shotgun sequence genome contains a region encoding:
- the LOC120113327 gene encoding uncharacterized protein LOC120113327: protein MAPYEALYGRKCRSPLHWDDVGEKKLLGLELVQSAREKILLIRKRLKAAQDRQKSWADKKRREVKFQEGDFVLKVSPSKGVTRFGRHSKLNPRYIGPFEILSRVGEVAYKLALLPELSSVHNVFHVSLLRRYIPDPSHIVQHEPLQIDRDLIYEEYPLRIIDHKEQVLRRRIIPYVKVQWSNHSEREATWELEEDMRARHP from the coding sequence ATGGCACCTTATGAAGCCCTGTATGGAAGAAAATGTCGGTCTCCTTTACATTGGGATGATGTTGGAGAGAAGAAGTTGTTGGGCCTTGAATTAGTTCAGAGTGCTAGGGAGAAGATTCTACTGATCAGGAAAAGGCTCAAGGCAGCTCAAGATAGACAGAAAAGCTGGGCagataagaaaagaagagaagtgaAATTTCAGGAGGGGGACTTTGTATTAAAAGTTTCACCCTCGAAAGGTGTTACAAGATTTGGAAGACATAGTAAATTAAATCCTCGCTACATTGGACCCTTTGAGATTCTTTCCAGAGTAGGGGAGGTTGCTTACAAACTAGCTTTGCTACCAGAGTTATCCAGTGTGCATAATGTCTTTCACGTTTCTCTTCTACGGAGATACATTCCTGATCCCAGCCATATAGTACAGCACGAGCCCCTGCAGATTGATAGAGACCTGATTTATGAAGAGTATCCTTTACGCATCATTGATCATAAGGAGCAGGTCCTGAGGCGACGTATCATCCCCTATGTGAAAGTTCAGTGGAGCAACCATTCGGAGAGA